A window of the Planococcus citri chromosome 4, ihPlaCitr1.1, whole genome shotgun sequence genome harbors these coding sequences:
- the LOC135843916 gene encoding protein dopey-2 isoform X2, translated as MYKKLNAKCYHVSGCDSCRITQHHYSTGMSVDRNKKFKKYVTSIDKALKSFEYTSDWADLISFLGKLNKILLNHTKYPVIPRRMKISKRLAQCLHPHLPSGVHLKALDTYDIMFRTMGTNRLSQELFIYGSGLFPLLGHAYTNVKQCLLTIYETHFVPLGERLVPGLNGFLSGVLPGLEEGTDYYERTNSLLEKVCMGVNPSVFYTCLWECLTSNAAVRLPAISFILSHFDKHLTMKEQMYLMGNDVELMVNGLCTCFQDSSVLIQRSALDFLLAGFPMHNNILSKEHCQLLLTSVLVTLLRRDMSLNRRLYAWLLGSDITSNSTSPSKDLIDHVKQSDDRKLGTADQYFKAYSKELLISAIQRVLKNATCENPHDLRPYRILISLLDKSDIGPVILDDILFEVFRLLYLSWKDPGSKASNGSELLKSANLLFSSLEPRYLWQYVGVLFSDACRKMPLTTEDEDENVKPVGSGDPALMEVCSIIIFLLDSLSLEIYSETFSEYLPDLFLHIITSLNDHCDTINAAQVAASLKLCLKILSKVRSPVLISHTASSVCDNYDNENYTVLTSENKMAEPGKIIQLQTSDLSGDKSDKKRPSKPVSSPNSRDSTESSIDKSESDDSTDQIDDNLVEEEVTSMEKCLEHYKKFYVTFIYGVRLKIGETRNISSLFKLLLVKSPDAAAEDKAKYLELLLREILCRNSRQNYSNLNSFPVPFNSRRDLDCGFSSITQSKKNIGMEWKEAVAFASKLLIELSTFQTSVPSANLFNDTQIDKENVLPEWLKSIIICSCWLGNIAVPLQLVAISTLLDLALLCRRSEMYTQHAVSSNSNNSSSNQVVTVVVFVPLLTPSQLLFIEYQTNVFQVIIHWLWLHLGDPTYEVKCAELICQLQNTLNIPNAIENCIGDSLSHLLEESKRLEAFRKFVKLWHISREVVKCSNTPHTEDTFYKCMLKILDVLPIKESNCLKIEAESWLFHSLMRGDCARIVEPLLLILIERNTARVSISHAKIQQHLQSDNQSLDSENSAIFAICSTFGNPVTYHLIQNILPSNAIQDTNFNVINNQPTKNDSIDDISIKSSKSVNAENVPCREYVKKLPFLQNISVFIDRGSIDDAAEVSQTVSEFDSMEDRERSISASEGSKDSLQRFNTLPLIKDKLGSMDTIKCNTGTGEMKKSRSFVSDNGFSKENIDDDSKNGELVRSLSFSGRDNTNTNSNKNTSFAFLSNGKTEGINIAKAVIEDVLTEIVDNVVGGKKSDKSIECEKEEEADSAISCNSGCSSVTLEYEKEDSYADEEETRCRKYAEIDNKQLEKFSSNLGAVQFYSHMLLYCDLYDTNRILYTLNKFRDILTVNAKAFLFATSTTVVPSSSPLVHLLLKHRNSIFARGFQCEEKSMEAFSKNTTYLEVLITICLYYVRSYYPNSGNPKLTEKEIFGNKQVQLASIELLSQIFFQLCGVVQSNKNEMAPFIRELLSRCKVQKIALHCVWCCLYDDNQNLHLFIKEILVFNRKRNKSSDNVCEYNQAFQIQFLRLLLSLIVLENDIYQEENTVNVTDNDEDISIKCDYICDRQIIQQPLFLHLLKKMLEPNPCARPNHERVISFIITCLPYFKKSLPKIVVKVIRQICWNIEVSSDVYIKSVDYRMKQSIPFNYMVILLDALTILSHYCVLDQVTQLMLKPVTDTTSLRTFNGLFQMYSDFPNIGNFCNGNRNTCPEAKESVLHNLPKIFFSVSTLWQTITSSKQREYENVAGSLLVVKSQILNLLNPIAVHHSMHFFVSVAIVWKDKRSFVISSPSKMTVVPEASKDQSVLVHLISSLNSVSPDILMNTMHRIIKQQFTFGGENSTEIEISALEVLVHYIQLITIPRLMECWNCLLPLLKEAPNVSTRSQFLLCAAVSHFVNRMPSTPDRLMDKKDFKDLQDIIIKMVELCTQIAGAGLEQTTWLRRNLAVRENDSSSPMSGVTSVLTPSLLFSKDSDKQNSATAQFSVAAQLVLAELLIPLLDTVYTNQDKEKLVTLLINVMYNITPYLKNHTQKNANSFYACSQLVASISGYQYTRKAWRKDVMDLLLDSSLFQMEVRSLRHWRVIVDNLMSQDISSFRDLLSRVPLNQNNALNLFSSKDQEYEQRSQVLKRLAFVILCSEQDQFHKHMPDIQEKITDSLKLPQSTPGIQAQVFLCFRVLLLRMSSHHITSLWPAIITEMVQVMLQMEHELSTDTEEFGNNGLHASGHPHWLQLQLAAAKLLKLAVQLPADRLPQFQMYRWAFVGSAAQQSDVSKNLSFIPPSSCAADFVPHVVRIASLMNNKFGESPPPYTQLADSPPSTAKLLPSAREIRALQDLQPFFTALSRGEVGHVSGVTELEEEIELDFLEQLPYSSSSQLK; from the exons atgtataaaaaattaaacgcaAAATGTTATCACGTCAGCGGTTGTGATTCGTGCAGAATAACTCAACAC CATTACTCGACTGGTATGTCTGTCGATcgaaacaagaaattcaaaaa ATATGTCACGTCTATCGATAAAGCTCTCAAGAGCTTCGAATACACCAGTGATTGGGCAGATCTCATCTCATTTCTGGGAAAACTCAACAAG ATTTTGTTGAATCATACCAAGTATCCAGTGATACCTCGTCGTATGAAAATAAGTAAACGATTAGCGCAATGTTTACATCCACATTTACCTTCGGGCGTGCACCTAAAAGCACTGGACACTTACGATATCATGTTTCGCACCATGGGAACGAATCGTCTCAGTCAAGAGTTATTTATTTATGGCTCTG GTTTGTTTCCTCTACTCGGACACGCTTATACGAACGTTAAACAATGCTTATTGACAATTTACGAAACGCATTTCGTTCCTTTGGGCGAACGATTAGTTCCTGGCTTGAACGGATTTCTCAGCGGGGTTTTACCCGGACTCGAAGAAGGAACTGATTACTACGAAAG GACAAATTCATTATTAGAGAAAGTTTGCATGGGCGTGAATCCGTCAGTATTTTACACATGCTTATGGGAATGTCTAACATCGAACGCCGCAGTCCGATTGCCTGCCATTTCATTCATCTTGTCGCATTTCGATAAACATTTGACTATGAAGGAGCAAATGTATTTAATGGGAAACGATGTCGAATTGATG GTGAATGGTTTATGTACGTGTTTTCAAGATTCGAGCGTTCTAATTCAACGCAGCGCTCTCGATTTTTTACTAGCCGGCTTCCCGAtgcataataatattttatcaaaagaaCATTGCCAGCTGTTACTCACTTCTGTTCTTGTCACATTGTTGAGAAGGGATATGTCCTTGAATAG ACGTTTATACGCGTGGCTTCTCGGGTCCGACATTACGTCAAATTCCACATCTCCTAGTAAAGATTTAATCGATCATGTAAAGCAGTCCGATGATAGAAAATTGGGCACAGCTGATCAATATTTCAAAGCTTATTCTAAAGAGCTGTTAATTAGT gcTATACAGCGTGTGCTGAAAAACGCTACGTGTGAAAATCCTCACGATCTAAGACCATACCGAATATTAATTTCGCTTCTAGATAAAAGTGATATCGGACCCGTTATCTTGGATGATATATTATTCGAAGTATTCAG ACTACTATACCTGAGCTGGAAAGATCCCGGCAGTAAAGCATCCAACGGAAGCGAGTTATTAAAATCAGCTAATCTATTATTCAGTTCTTTGGAACCGCGCTATCTGTGGCAATACGTAGGTGTTTTGTTCTCAGACGCTTGCCGTAAAATGCCTCTTACCACCGAAGACGAGGACGAAAACGTGAAACCGGTCGGTAGCGGCGACCCAGCATTAATGGAA GTCTGTAGCATAATCATATTCTTACTGGACTCGTTATCTTTGGAAATTTACTCGGAAACTTTCAGCGAGTACTTACCGGATTTATTTCTACACATTATTACCTCGTTGAACGATCACTGTGATACTATTAACGCAGCTCAAGTAGCCGCTTCgttgaaattatgtttaaaGATTCTGTCAAAAGTTCGATCTCCGGTGCTAATATCGCATACGGCGAGCTCAGTTTGCGATAATTACGATAACGAAAACTACACCGTTTTAAcgagtgaaaataaaatggcCGAACCCGGTAAAATAATTCAACTACAAACTAGCGACTTGTCCGGTGATAAATCGGATAAAAAAAGACCATCTAAACCCGTATCTAGTCCTAATAGTCGCGACAGTACCGAATCATCGATTGATAAATCCGAATCGGACGACAGTACCGATCAAATTGACGATAATCTTGTCGAAGAAGAAGTCACATCGATGGAAAAATGCCTAGAGCACTATAAAAAGTTCTACGTCACTTTTATCTACGGTGTTAGACTGAAAATCGGCGAAACTAGGAATATTTCTagtttatttaaattattactGGTTAAATCACCCGATGCGGCTGCCGAAGATAAAGCCAAGTATTTGGAATTGCTGTTACGTGAAATACTGTGCAGGAATTCCAGACAGAATTATTCGAATTTGAATTCGTTCCCTGTTCCGTTCAATTCGAGAAGAGATCTCGATTGCGGCTTCTCTAGTATTACTCAGAGTAAAAAGAATATCGGAATGGAGTGGAAAGAAGCCGTAGCATTCGCTTCGAAATTATTAATCGAGTTGTCTACATTCCAAACTTCGGTTCCTTCGGCTAATTTATTCAATG ATACGCAAATCGACAAAGAAAACGTATTACCGGAATGGCTGAAATCTATTATAATATGTTCCTGCTGGCTGGGAAACATCGCTGTACCTCTTCAGCTAGTCGCCATTTCTACTTTATTAGACTTGGCACTTCTTTGTCGGCGTTCTGAAATGTATACTCAGCATGCCGTATCATCCAATTCAAATAATTCCTCATCGAACCAAGTCGTTACCGTAGTCGTTTTCGTTCCATTACTAACACCCAGTCAGTTACTATTCATCGAATATCAAACTAACGTATTTCAG GTTATAATACATTGGCTTTGGTTGCATCTTGGTGACCCTACGTACGAAGTAAAATGTGCCGAACTGATATGCCAATTACAGAATACTCTCAATATTCCCAATGCCATTGAGAATTGCATAG GCGATTCATTATCTCATCTATTAGAAGAATCTAAACGTTTAGAAGCATTCCGCAAATTTGTGAAATTATGGCATATCAGTAGAGAAGTAGTCAAGTGTAGTAATACTCCTCATACTGAGGATACATtctataa ATGCATGTTGAAAATCTTGGACGTTTTACCAATCAAAGAAAgcaattgtttgaaaatagaAGCCGAAAGCTGGTTATTTCATTCGCTAATGCGAGGTGATTGCGCCAGAATAGTAGAACCGTTGCTTCTGATTTTAATAGAACGAAACACTGCTCGTGTTAGCATATCGCATGCTAAAATACAACAACATCTTCAAAGCGACAATCAATCTTTAGATAGCGAGAATTCGGCCATATTTGCAATATGTTCGACGTTCGGTAACCCGGTCACCTACCATTTGATTCAGAATATCTTACCATCAAATGCGATACAAGATACTAATTTCAACGTTATAAATAATCAACCTACGAAAAATGATAGCATCGATGATATTTCCATTAAATCTAGTAAAAGCGTTAACGCTGAAAACGTTCCGTGTCGAGAATACGTTAAGAAATTACCTTTTTTACAAAACATATCGGTTTTCATCGATCGAGGATCGATTGACGATGCTGCCGAAGTATCGCAAACGGTATCTGAGTTCGATTCGATGGAGGATAGAGAAAGGAGTATTTCCGCTTCCGAAGGTAGCAAAGACAGTTTACAAAGATTCAATACGTTACCGTTGATCAAAGATAAATTAG GTTCTATGGATACGATCAAGTGTAATACCGGTACCGGCGAGATGAAGAAATCACGTAGTTTCGTCTCTGATAACGGATTTTCCAAGGAAAACATCGACGACGATTCGAAAAATGGCGAGTTAGTTCGTAGCTTGTCGTTTTCCGGACGAGATAATACTAATACAAATTCCAACAAGAATACTTCGTTCGCGTTTCTTTCGAACGGTAAAACCGAAGGAATAAATATCGCTAAAGCTGTCATCGAAGATGTACTTACAGAAATCGTTGACAACGTCGTCGGTGGAAAGAAATCG GATAAATCAATAGAAtgtgaaaaagaagaagaagccGATTCGGCTATCAGCTGTAACAGCGGATGCTCTTCGGTTACTCTGGAGTACGAAAAAGAAGACAGTTACGCCGACGAAGAAGAAACCAGGTGCAGAAAATACGCTGAAATCGATAACAAACAATTGGAGAAATTCAGCTCGAACCTAGGAGCTGTGCAATTTTATTCGCATATGTTGCTGTATTGCGATTTATACGATACGAATAGAATTCTGTACactttgaacaaatttcgaGATATTTTAACGGTGAACGCTAAAGCTTTCTTGTTCGCTACGTCAACGACAGTGGTACCGAGTTCGTCTCCTCTTGTGCATTTGTTATTGAAACATCGTAATTCGATTTTCGCTAGAGGTTTCCAATGCGAAGAGAAATCCATGGAAGCGTTCAGCAAAAATACCACTTACCTCGAGGTGTTGATTACTATTTGCTTGTATTATGTACGGAGCTATTATCCAAATAGTGGAAACCCGAAGTTGACTGAGAAGGAAATTTTCGGAAATAAACAG GTGCAATTGGCTAGTATAGAATTACTTTCgcaaatatttttccaattgtgCGGAGTCGTTCAGAGCAACAAGAACGAAATGGCTCCGTTTATTCGAGAGCTTTTGAGTCGAtgcaaagttcaaaaaattgctcttcATTGCGTTTGGTGCTGTTTATACGACGATAATCAAAATCTACACTTGTTCATCAAAgagatactcgtatttaatCGTAAAAGGAATAAATCTTCCGATAATGTCTGCGAATACAATCAGGCTTTCCAGATACAATTTTTAAG ATTGCTTTTATCTTTGATTGTTTTGGAAAACGATATCTATCAAGAAGAAAACACGGTGAACGTGACCGATAACGACGAAGATATTTCGATAAAATGCGATTACATTTGCGATCGTCAAATCATCCAGCAACCTTTGTTCTTgcacttattgaaaaaaatgctagaACCTAATCCGTGCGCTAGACCGAACCACGAACGTGTCATATCCTTCATTATCACCTGTTtaccatattttaaaaaatcattacctaaAATCGTCGTTAAAGTTATTCGACAAATTTGCTGGAACATCGAAGTATCTTCGGATGTTTACATCAAATCGGTCGATTATCGAATGAAACAAAG TATACCTTTTAATTACATGGTGATTCTGTTGGACGCCTTGACCATTCTGTCGCATTACTGCGTACTCGACCAAGTAACCCAACTCATGTTGAAACCTGTCACCGATACTACTTCGTTGAGAACGTTCAACGGCCTGTTCCAGATGTATAGCGATTTTCCCAACATCGGG AATTTTTGTAACGGTAACCGAAACACGTGCCCGGAAGCTAAAGAATCGGTATTGCACAATTTACCGAAGATTTTCTTCAGCGTTTCTACTCTGTGGCAGACTATCACATCGTCCAAGCAAAG AGAATATGAAAACGTTGCTGGAAGTTTACTCGTTGTGaagagtcaaattttgaatttactcaaTCCTATCGCAGTTCATCATAGTATGCACTTTTTCGTATCCGTTGCCATCGTATGGAAGGATAAAAGATCGTTCGTTATCTCGAGTCCATCGAAAATG ACCGTAGTTCCGGAAGCTTCAAAAGATCAATCAGTCCTCGTGCATTTGATCAGCTCTTTGAATTCCGTCAGTCCGGATATCCTCATGAACACCATGCATCGAATAATCAAACAACAATTCACATTTGGTGGCGAAAATAGCACCGAAATCGAAATCAGCGCTTTGGAAGTGCTCGTTCATTACATTCAACTAATAACCATACCGCGTCTGATGGAATGCTGGAATTGTCTATTGCCTTTGTTGAAAGAAGCACCCAACGTCAGTACGAGATCTCAGTTTTTATTATGCGCCGCTGTGAGCCATTTCGTTAATCGAATGCCTTCGACACCCGATCGTCTCATGGataaaaaagatttcaaagatTTACAAGATATCATTATCAAG ATGGTCGAATTATGCACCCAGATTGCCGGTGCTGGATTAGAACAGACGACTTGGTTACGTAGGAATCTAGCTGTTCGTGAAAATGATTCTTCGTCGCCGATGAGTGGTGTTACTAGTGTCCTGACTCCTAGTCTTTTATTCAGCAAGGATTCGGATAAGCAAA ATTCTGCCACTGCCCAATTCAGCGTCGCAGCTCAACTGGTGTTGGCCGAATTACTGATCCCGTTACTAGATACCGTGTACACGAATCAAGATAAAGAAAAACTCGTCACATTGTTGATAAACGTCATGTATAATATTACTCCTTATCTGAAAAATCACAC CCAGAAAAACGCCAATAGTTTTTACGCGTGTTCGCAACTAGTAGCCAGTATTTCCGGATATCAGTACACGCGTAAAGCGTGGAGAAAAGATGTCATGGATTTACTTCTGGATTCGAGCCTGTTTCAAATGGAAGTCAGAAGCTTAAGGCATTGGAGAGTAATCGTCGATAATCTAATGTCGCAAGATATTTCTTCGTTCAGAGATCTATTGA GTCGAGTGCCTCTAAATCAAAATAACGCGTTGAATTTATTCTCGAGTAAAGATCAAGAGTACGAACAAAGGTCGCAGGTGCTGAAAAGACTGGCATTTGTTATACTCTGCAGCGAACAGGATCAGTTTCATAAGCATATGCCTGATATACAAG aaaaaatcacCGATAGCTTGAAATTACCTCAGAGCACTCCTGGTATTCAAGCTCAAGTATTTTTATGTTTTCGAGTACTTCTGCTTCGCATGTCTTCGCATCATATTACGTCACTTTGGCCAGCCATTATCACCGAAATGGTACAAGTTATGTTGCAAATGGAACACGAACTTTCTACTGATACCGAAGAGTTCGG TAATAACGGACTTCACGCTAGCGGTCATCCGCATTGGTTGCAGTTGCAATTAGCTGCAGCCAAGTTACTTAAATTAGCCGTGCAATTGCCTGCAGATAGATTACCTCAGTTTCAAAT gtaCCGTTGGGCTTTCGTAGGAAGTGCCGCACAGCAATCAGATGTATCGAAGAATCTTTCATTCATACCGCCGAGCAGCTGTGCCGCCGATTTCGTACCTCACGTTGTTAGAATAGCATCTTTGATGAATAATAAA TTCGGAGAATCACCACCGCCTTACACTCAGCTCGCCGATTCGCCTCCAAGTACCGCTAAACTGCTCCCTTCAGCTCGTGAAATTCGCGCTTTGCAAGATCTTCAGCCGTTTTTCACGGCCTTGAGTAGAGGCGAAGTAGGCCACGTTAGCGGCGTTACCGAGCTCGAGGAAGAAATCGAATTGGATTTCTTGGAACAGTTACCATATTCGTCGTCTTCGCAGTTGAAATAA